One window of Chionomys nivalis chromosome 18, mChiNiv1.1, whole genome shotgun sequence genomic DNA carries:
- the LOC130889950 gene encoding speckle-type POZ protein-like, translated as MSGDLAVESRGYTQIRVNKFSYRWTISNFSFCLEGNLGNHIASPTFSSGANDKQKWLMKLYLNGNNEQSRGYLSVFLVLHSSPKSPVWAKFQFGIINAKGEEFRIMNNQRVFSFDQNEGWGVTKFILRDFLFCTRCLLLPDDKLTLCCEVSVVQDCISISEQNMQPGIDVPRCTLVDDLGDLWENSRFTDCCLVVAGQEFQAHKAILAARSPVFRAMFEHDTEESRKNRIEIHDLKPEVFKAMMDFIYTGKEPDLHSMADAVLAAADKYGLERLKVMCESALCRELSVENAAHTLFLADLHSSVQLKTRAINFITAHASEVFQTSSWKTVVDSYPHLVAEVFASLFPAHGLFLERPLKCLKRS; from the coding sequence ATGTCGGGAGACCTGGCAGTTGAGAGCAGAGGCTACACACAGATCAGAGTCAACAAATTCTCGTACAGATGGACCATCAGCAACTTCTCCTTTTGCTTGGAAGGAAACTTGGGCAATCACATTGCAAGCCCCACTTTCTCGTCAGGAGCCAATGACAAACAGAAATGGCTTATGAAATTATACCTGAATGGGAACAATGAGCAAAGCAGAGGTTACCTGTCAGTTTTCCTAGTGTTGCACAGCTCTCCAAAGAGCCCCGTGTGGGCAAAGTTCCAGTTTGGGATCATAAATGCCAAAGGAGAAGAATTTCGAATCATGAACAATCAAAGAGTTTTCAGTTTCGACCAAAACGAAGGCTGGGGTGTCACAAAGTTTATTCTTCGAGATTTCCTTTTTTGCACTCGATGTTTGCTTCTCCCAGATGACAAACTCACACTCTGCTGTGAGGTGAGTGTGGTTCAGGACTGCATCAGCATCTCTGAACAGAACATGCAGCCAGGAATTGACGTTCCAAGGTGCACACTGGTAGATGATCTAGGAGACCTATGGGAGAATTCCCGCTTCACAGACTGCTGCCTGGTGGTAGCAGGCCAGGAATTCCAGGCTCACAAGGCCATCTTAGCTGCTCGCTCTCCAGTTTTCAGAGCCATGTTTGAACATGACACAGAGGAGAGCAGAAAGAATCGCATTGAGATTCATGACCTGAAACCTGAAGTCTTCAAGGCAATGATGGACTTCATTTACACCGGGAAAGAACCAGATCTGCACAGCATGGCAGATGCTGTGCTGGCAGCTGCTGACAAGTATGGCCTGGAGCGTTTGAAGGTCATGTGTGAGAGCGCCCTCTGCAGGGAACTCTCTGTGGAGAATGCTGCCCACACTCTCTTCCTGGCTGATCTCCACAGCTCAGTGCAGTTGAAAACTCGGGCAATAAATTTCATTACAGCTCATGCTTCCGAGGTTTTTCAGACCTCGAGCTGGAAGACAGTGGTCGACTCCTATCCCCACTTGGTGGCTGAAGTATTTGCCTCTCTGTTTCCTGCACATGGTCTTTTCCTGGAGCGCCCCCTCAAATGCCTGAAGCGATCTTAG